A genomic window from Cupriavidus metallidurans CH34 includes:
- a CDS encoding nitroreductase, translating to MSTPGDAAIVDRAITTRRSIRAFLDTPVPRETVEEILAVASRAPSGTNTQPWKVYVLAGDAKARLCADVLAAYEDPERDAKYREEYPYYPREWTNPYLARRRKVGWDLYSLLQISREDKARMHEQHARNFRFFDAPVGMIFTIDRIMEQGSWLDYGMFLQSIMVAARARDLDTCPQAAFTQFHRIIGQHLRLPEEEMVVCGMSLGYADPEATANQLTTEREPVSGFARFLS from the coding sequence ATGTCGACCCCTGGTGACGCAGCGATCGTCGATCGCGCCATCACAACGCGCCGTTCGATCCGCGCATTCCTGGATACGCCGGTACCACGCGAGACCGTCGAGGAGATTCTTGCGGTGGCAAGCCGCGCACCCTCCGGTACCAACACCCAGCCGTGGAAGGTGTATGTGCTGGCCGGCGATGCCAAGGCCCGCCTGTGTGCGGATGTGCTGGCCGCGTACGAGGATCCCGAGCGTGATGCCAAGTACCGAGAGGAATATCCGTACTACCCGCGCGAGTGGACCAATCCGTATCTGGCGCGCCGCCGCAAGGTTGGTTGGGATCTTTACAGCCTGTTGCAGATCAGCCGCGAAGACAAGGCGCGCATGCACGAACAACATGCGCGCAATTTCCGTTTCTTTGATGCCCCTGTAGGCATGATCTTCACGATTGATCGGATCATGGAACAAGGAAGCTGGCTCGATTACGGCATGTTCCTGCAAAGCATCATGGTGGCGGCGCGCGCACGTGACCTGGATACGTGCCCGCAGGCCGCCTTTACGCAGTTCCACAGGATCATTGGGCAACACTTGCGTTTGCCGGAGGAAGAGATGGTGGTGTGTGGCATGTCGCTTGGATATGCCGACCCCGAGGCTACGGCCAATCAATTGACGACGGAACGTGAACCGGTCAGCGGGTTCGCGCGTTTTCTTTCCTGA
- the phaP1 gene encoding TIGR01841 family phasin PhaP1, which produces MILTPEQVAAAQKANLETLFGLTSKAFEGVEKLVELNLQVVKATLAENADNAKKALTAKDAQELLAIQASLVQPVAEKTLAYTRHLYEIASETQSEFTKVAEAQLAEGTKNVQALVDNLAKNAPAGSESTVAIVKSAISAANNAYESVQKATKQAVEMAESNFQAAATAATKAAQQASATARTATKKSAAAA; this is translated from the coding sequence ATGATCCTGACCCCGGAACAAGTTGCAGCCGCACAAAAAGCCAACCTCGAAACCCTGTTCGGCCTGACCTCGAAGGCTTTCGAAGGCGTGGAGAAGCTCGTTGAGCTGAACCTGCAAGTAGTCAAGGCCACCCTGGCCGAGAACGCCGACAACGCCAAGAAGGCGCTGACCGCCAAGGACGCCCAGGAACTGCTGGCCATCCAGGCATCGCTGGTGCAGCCGGTTGCCGAGAAGACCCTGGCCTACACGCGTCACCTGTACGAAATCGCTTCGGAAACCCAAAGCGAGTTCACCAAGGTTGCTGAAGCCCAACTGGCCGAAGGCACGAAGAACGTGCAAGCCCTGGTCGACAACCTGGCCAAGAACGCTCCGGCGGGTTCGGAGTCGACCGTAGCGATCGTGAAGTCGGCGATCTCGGCGGCCAACAACGCCTACGAGTCGGTGCAGAAGGCTACCAAGCAAGCCGTTGAAATGGCTGAGAGCAACTTCCAGGCCGCTGCCACCGCCGCGACCAAGGCTGCCCAGCAAGCCAGCGCCACGGCCCGCACCGCCACCAAGAAGTCGGCTGCTGCTGCCTAA
- a CDS encoding histone deacetylase family protein, translated as MLAFYADHFVLPLPPGHRFPMRKYSMLRDAVVREVGGVELQEAPRADDATLALAHTAAYIEDVSTGQLDAARQREIGFPWSHEMVERSRRSAGATIAACRVALEQGIAANLAGGTHHAYADKGAGFCVFNDAAIAARRLQRDGSVRRVAVIDLDVHQGNGTASILRDDPTIFTLSLHGEKNYPFRKEASDLDVGLPDGCDDGTYAVALASALETLFARFDPDLLIYLAGADPHEGDRLGRLKLTMAGLAQRDSMVFEAARSRGLPVAVAMAGGYGNQIEDTVAVHTQTIMLAARYHAQLAAERASVS; from the coding sequence ATGCTTGCCTTTTACGCCGATCATTTCGTCCTGCCGTTGCCGCCGGGTCACCGTTTTCCGATGCGCAAATACAGCATGCTGCGTGATGCGGTGGTGCGCGAGGTAGGCGGGGTGGAACTGCAAGAGGCGCCGCGTGCCGACGATGCAACACTCGCATTGGCCCACACCGCTGCCTATATCGAGGACGTTTCCACTGGCCAACTCGATGCCGCGCGTCAGCGCGAGATCGGCTTTCCCTGGTCGCATGAAATGGTGGAGCGTTCCCGGCGCTCGGCCGGCGCGACGATTGCCGCTTGCAGGGTGGCGCTGGAGCAGGGTATCGCGGCGAATCTGGCTGGCGGCACTCACCACGCGTACGCGGACAAAGGGGCGGGGTTTTGCGTATTCAATGACGCGGCGATTGCGGCGCGTCGCCTGCAGCGCGACGGCAGCGTCCGGCGTGTGGCGGTCATCGATCTCGACGTCCACCAGGGCAACGGTACCGCATCGATCCTGCGTGATGACCCGACGATATTTACGCTGTCGCTGCATGGCGAGAAGAACTACCCGTTTCGCAAGGAAGCTAGCGATCTCGACGTCGGGTTGCCGGATGGGTGCGATGACGGTACCTATGCCGTCGCGCTGGCGTCCGCGCTAGAAACCCTGTTCGCACGATTCGATCCCGATCTGCTGATCTACCTGGCCGGCGCCGATCCTCATGAGGGTGATCGCCTGGGGCGATTGAAGCTCACGATGGCCGGTCTCGCGCAGCGAGACAGCATGGTGTTCGAAGCGGCACGATCGCGTGGGTTGCCGGTCGCCGTTGCCATGGCGGGTGGCTATGGCAACCAGATCGAGGACACGGTCGCCGTGCATACGCAGACCATCATGCTTGCCGCGCGGTATCACGCACAGCTTGCCGCCGAACGCGCGAGCGTGTCATGA
- a CDS encoding acyl-CoA thioesterase, protein MKPEPDCRSAYAHFQPITTRWMDNDVYGHVNNVVYYSYFDTVVNTYLIRAGVLDIEAGETIGLVIETQCNYFSSLSFPDTVVAGLRVAKLGNSSVRYEVGLFCNDDDVAAAQGHFVHVYVDRETRRPVPLPQPLRQALEALVIGQQAQ, encoded by the coding sequence ATGAAGCCCGAACCCGATTGCCGCAGTGCCTACGCACACTTCCAGCCGATCACGACGCGTTGGATGGATAACGATGTCTATGGTCACGTCAACAACGTTGTCTACTACAGTTATTTTGATACGGTCGTTAACACGTACCTGATCCGGGCTGGTGTGTTGGACATCGAGGCGGGCGAGACGATCGGTCTGGTGATCGAGACGCAGTGCAACTACTTCTCGTCCCTGAGTTTTCCCGACACAGTGGTGGCGGGGCTGCGCGTGGCGAAGCTTGGCAATTCGAGCGTGCGCTACGAGGTAGGGCTGTTTTGCAACGATGATGACGTCGCCGCCGCCCAAGGGCATTTCGTGCACGTGTATGTCGATCGCGAAACGCGCCGGCCGGTGCCGCTGCCGCAGCCTTTGCGCCAGGCGCTCGAGGCGCTGGTGATTGGCCAGCAGGCACAGTGA